TTAAAAACCTGTCCATACATCAAACGAATACACATAATATTGGTTGTAGGCCATCATTAAACTACAAAGTGTTGTCGGCACAGTTGGTTATGGTCCTTTAGCATGCCTTGCTCAAGGTCAAATTGTTCGATCGCTAATTTACACACCATTTTTCGAATATTTACTCGCTTTTTTACTAACTGGCCAATAGAGCTTCAAAAACAAGCCATACTTTTTtttgggaggggggagggggagttgTACTAAAATTGAGACACATATTTTAAGATGGAGAGAGTATATGTTTGTAATGGCTACGAAGTCATTTGCTTCCATGAACAAAATGGAGAACGAGCTCGCTTTATCAGAAAAAAAAACATATATACCTATCCTATATGTGTCTGAATGTTTTCATGATGTCTAATTTTATAATTTTTTTAAAGGAGGACCACCTCCGGCCTCtacatcaatcgatgcatgcagccaAATGTCTTTCATACGAAGTTAGAAGCAGAAACCTTCTGCTAAATTACAAGTGCTAGAGTAGGAGTGACTATGGCTCCATCAACTCGCCAAATTCAGCGGCTCATAGTCATAAGTCTGATGAATAATTCAGAGTCATGTCCAAAAGAAAATAACCATTCAACGCGAGCGGTTAGCTCTCTTAAATCAAGAATAAAGGAAAAATAGTGAAACCGAGAGTGCAAATGTCGGGATGAATATATCCATCTTCGGATGGACGGTTGGCTATCTTCGGATGAACGGTCCTAATAAATTTGTGAAAATGCGAGCACTAGTATGTTCGGGAAGATGATCGCCCGGCAAAGTGCAACTGAAATCCCCGCATCTCGCGTGCAGCTAGCAGGGTGTCGTACGCAGTGGTACCTGGCAGTACGCGCGCGCGCACGTACGTGTGGCAAGCGAGCTAGCGAGGGGTAGGCATGGCGTCCCCACCGGGAGTAGCAAGCGCAAGTGTGCGGGCAAGCGCCGCTCCGATAGCTGCCTCCGTCGATCGACAGTGTCGGATGGGCGGCCAGCCTGCCTGCCCGGCTGCGTACGCTTTGCCGCGACGGCAGCAAAACCGTGCGCCCCGGTGCCAGCCAGTGCTCGGTGGCgtcacggcggcggcgagcgcaggTGCGGGGCGGAGGACGACATGGCATCGGCATCGGTACTTGACCGGGCTGGTTGTTGTTGGGAGAGTTAAGAGTGGGCGTCGCCGGCACACCTCGCCTTGCCGGCTTCGGCAACCGCGCCATCTCCGTCATCGTGACATGGCCCCGTGCGTGCGCCGCTGACATTTCAACGGGCGGTTCGCTTGCGTGCGTCCGCGCGCCGCCGGCAAGCGGGTGCAACTTGCAGAGCGTTCCGTCGGTCAATCGCTGGCGCCGGCCGGGCTGGCGTGGCGGCATGGTCCGCACGTCGCGAGTCTAGAACGGCATGCCGTAGGACTCGACGGACTGCCCGTGCGTGCTCTGCTGTGGCGCGGCCACACATCCATTGCATTTGATCAGAGAGGCATACCGCATACAAGTCGACCAGGAAAGATGTCAAGCACGAGCTCATCACATCACGCAAGCATCAGAAATCACAGAGAGAGCCACGAGACCAACATTTTGCAGCAATTTTCCGACGATTTTCTTTCCACTTCATTTACCGGATTCCACATTTCCAAAAGGGTGCAAAATGCAAAGTATCCTCACATGTGGCCTCCATCCTTGACGACGCACACACGCAGCAGTACCCCGACTGTATGTATGTAGTCCTGTACTACACCTGACTCTGTCTGTATCGCTGTATACACCTGGACACGACACGCGCACTGTACTTgctgctactagtactagtatagtaacGGCGGTGAGCGGCGAACGGCTACTTCTTACTGCGCGGCGCCTTGCCGGCGGGCTTCGCCGCCATGAAGCTGCCCAGCTCGGCGTTGCGGAGCCGCAGCGCCGCGCGGAACACGCCGTTGACGGCGTCCGACACCCGCTCCAGTCGCGCCGCCAGCTCCTCCGTCCGCTTCTCCACCTCCTGCGTCGCCGcgcgcagcgccgcctcctcggGGGCGGCGCCCTCGCTGACGCCGTCGAGGACCTCCGCGAGCTTGCCCACGGCCTCGTCCGCGGCGTCGATCTCGTTGCTGGTGGCGGATTTGGCGAGGGCGGAGAGCTGGCTGGAGACCGCGTTGAAGGATTCCGCCCACGGGAGGTCGCCGGAGACCTGGGGGAAGGTGGAGTTGAGGGTGGTGCTGGCGCCGCCGAGGATGGTGGCCGCGGCTGTCGCGGCGAGGGAGGACACGGCGTTGACGGCGAGGACGacgcgcgcggcggcggcgagctgctGTCCCCGGCCGCCGCGGGGCGGGTCGACGAACGGGATGGAAGGGAGCGCCGGCAGGGCAGGGGCCCGAACACCGCGGCTGTCGCggtcggcgagggcggcgcgcgcgCGGCTGAGGGACGACGGGCTCGGGGGCGACGACGAGACGAGGTGGAGCGCGAGGCGGgagagcaggcggcggcggcggaggcggtcgACGCGGGCGGCGATGGCGTTGGAGGCGTCCAGGAGCGCGACGCCGGCGTCGAggtgcgcggcgacggcgacggcgtcctTCTTCCCGTCCCCGGGCCCGGCGGCGAGCGCGGGCACGGCGTCCGCGAGCGTGGCGGCGAGGAGGTCGGCGAGGCGGGCGAGCGCCGCGAGCGGGGAGGCCGGCAGCGGCAGCAGGCTCGCGAGGCGCGCGGCGAGGGCGGCGTCGAACCTGGAGGTCACGGCCGGCACCACCGCCTTGCGGGGGCCACGGGTGGCGGGGGCGGGGTGGAGGGGGAGCAGGGCGTGGTACTTGTCGGTGAGAAACATCTGGGCTGGCTCGCTGGTGGGCGGTGTGTGGGCTGTGCTGGGCTGAGGAGAGCTCGCGTCGGCGGTGGGTGGGCGTGcgacgaggggagagagagggagggaggtggcgggcgggggaggggggattTAACGGGGGGCGGGTCGGGTTGAGGTGTGAAACGGGGCAAGGCAAGGTGGGGACGGCGACGTGGACGCGAGGCGGCAGGGCCGGAGATGGCGGGTGGCTTTTGTCCCCGGCAACAACGCGTCTCCGGGAAGATGATGACGGGGACGCGAGGTCGCGACGTGGGCCCAACGCGCAAGACGCGTAACGGAAACACCTCTTCTGGCCCTTTTTGCTCCTTCACGcttctcttttttcctttcttttcttcttgtCATCTCAGGGGAGAGAAGTGTGCcatggacgtcaagaaacaaaaaatGGAAGTACTTGGGGTCTCTTTTGCTTCCTTGCACTGGTGCGATGGTGTGCGCGTGCTACCATGTACCAACCCTATTGCAACCCTAGAGCTCGTCCCCCTCCCTCCGACTTACCCTCAGCCGATTATTGACTCACATGTCGCGACCATTGGAGCATTGCACTTGCACGTAGATGTTCTCGAAACATGGGCTAGCGTCACCGCTTGCTACTCTTCCTTCGAAAGCCGGAGGTCTCGATGAATTACTCAATAGTTGACTTGATTGAACCGTAACCCTAGCTGTTCTCGTCCTTCCATGAGAGGAGAGCGTGTGGGAGGTGCAAGAGTATCGCAAAAGACTATAGTAGTGGCATGGGCCGCGTGAGCGGTTGAAAGCGCCGCCGATTGGCGATAGATCCCCCTCTAGCATACTCTTGTCGTCACTTGGCGCTTTCcttacttatatatatatatatatatatatatatatatatatatatatatatatatatatatatatatatatatatatatatatatatgccactTTCAGGTGAGTGGCGGTGAGGGAGTGGGCTCTTGCCAGCCTCTAATTGCGTGTTCAAAAAGAACAAGCAACCCTTGAGCTCGCCCCTCCCTTCGACTTAGTTCCCCTCGGGTATCGCCCCACATGTCGAAACCATTGCATTTGCACGTGGTTGTGCTCAAAACATGGGATTGCGTTTCGCTTGCTACTCTTCCTTCGAAAGCTGGAAGCCTCGATGAATAACTCGGAAGGTGTGATTGAACTGTAACCCTAGCCATTCTCGTCCTCCGATGAGAAGAGAGCATGTTGAAAGTACAAGAGTGTCGTCGAGACTATAGTTTTGGTCCGGCTCGCGTGAGCGTCTGAAAGCGTCGTCGATAGGCGATAGATTCCCCTCTAGCATACCCGTGTCGTCATTTGGCGCTTTCCTTTAAATATATGTCATTTTCCGCGCAGGTGGTGTTGAGGGAGTGGGCTCTTGCTAGCTTCTAATTGCGTGTTCGAATACATGTGTCGTCATCCCTGCCTGTGTGTGTTGCGTCCTTGGCTTCAGTTTCTACTGAAGAGACATCAATATAGAGGTAGTATGCAAGGGTTTATTGGGGATATAGGTAGGACACAACAAACGGGTCCACCGAGTACCTACATTGTATAGGTTGGGTGAAAGGAAAGTGCTGGAAGGGTCTACGGAGACTGTGGGTTGTGTAGGCCGGGTCAAAGGAGATCCAACCAAGTGAGATAAATGTTTACTACATGGGAGTAGTGGTCTTTGATGATGTGGGCTTGAAAGAGGGCAATGCCGAGCATGGCTTGGAATGTTCGGTTTGGGAAGGGTAAACGGGagcgaggaagaacatggcttgaaAGAGAGCACCATCGACCACATTTAGTAGAAGATGCGGATGACAGGTGATAGCAAGCAGGTACGACGATACTAGCTTGtcgggagagggggggggggagagctcATCGTATGGGATGGAGTAGTGAGCAACTGTTATCTTGAAGACAGAGTTGTGTCAAAGGGCAATAACGCGAAAGGACTAACTTGTGGACCTAAACTTATCCATTAGTATAACCTAACAAACAATCTATGCTTTAACCTTTTGGAAACGttttctttctctttcttgagCTACTCAATCAACATTCCTTCACGATCTAACTATTCATCTTTTTAGCAGAACCACACAATATAGACAGACTGTCATGCAAATCCGAGAAACACTAACAACCAATTGATTCATATACATAGTTGATAGACATGGACGATGAGTGGGAAATGCTCATGTAAAACGTGATATGAAGTTTTTCATTTTGGGAAGGAGTGGTCCAGAGATATTTATGATGTTACTATTAAGTATTATCTAGATTAAACCCGCTAAAGGCGCCAGTTAATACGACTACTTCAATTTTCTATATCCAAATAGATAGTCTTCACTaacctatttctctcaacatgcacacatgCCATCTCGTCATGTAAACATGCATAGAAAAGACACACCACAAAATTCATGTGCAAAGGCCCGCTTTACAATAAATCATGTTCAAAATAATCAAATAACATGAAAGTATAGTGCAACCGGATCTCGCCGTAACGGGCGGCGTACCGCGTAGTCTAGGATTGGAATtcaagtcgagtcgagctagctcagCTAGACTCACTAGAGCTCGTTAATATAATGAGTTAGCTCAGCTCGAGATAGCTCATTTAACTTGTTAAGCTCATTATAGACGTGAAAAACAAAATATACGTATTATGTATGACATTATTCTAGCAAAATTACATTTGTGGACCCATACTTTCTTTACAAATCAGAGCAATCAACAATTGACACCAAATAAAACACTTGGTACACTCTATAAATGATAACAATCTACTAAAATATTGTACTTATCTCACGTCCCTTCTGATAAACATGCTTAATGAGCTAAACGAACAACTCGTTAGCTCGACTCGTCAAACTCGTTTTGTTAATGAGGACAGATTTAAACTCGACTAGTTAGTCAAGAGTACGAGTGGATTCGAGTCACGAGCTGCTTGTTATAGCTCACGAGGTACAAGAGTATCTTCCAGACTATAGTAGTGGCCCAGTGAGTGGTCGAAAGCACCGCCTATAAGTGAAAGATCCCCCTCTAGCTTACTCTTGCCGTAATTTGGCGCTTTCCTTTAAATATATGTCATTTTCTGGCGGGTGGTGGTGAGGGAGTGTGCTCTTGCTGGCTCCTAATTACATGTTCGAAAACATGTGTCGTCATCCCTGCACGCCTAGGGTTGCTTCTTTGCCTTCAGCTTGCACTAAAGCGACATCAACATACATGTAGTATACAAGGGCTTATTGGGGATATAGGTAGGAGGCGATGAATGGGGTCCACCGAGTACCTCTATTCTATAGGTAGGGTGAAAGGAAAGCGCTAGAAGGGTCTACGGAGACAACATGTTGGTTGTATAGGGAGGGTCAAAGAGGATCCAACCAGTGAAGACAAATGTTCACTAAGTGAGTCCAATGGTCTTTGACTATCTGGGCTTGGAAGAGAGCAATGCCAAGCATGGCTTAGAATGTCCGGTTTGGGCAGGGTAAATGTGagcgaggaagaacaagaaggtggTGAGAGCACCATTGACCACAATTAATAGAAGATGTGTATGCCAGGTTATAACAGGCGGGTACAACGGTACTAGCTTGTCGGGGAAGGGGGTGAGGAGCTCCTCGGATGGGAGTGAGTAGGGAGCAATTGTTATTTGGACGAAAGAGTTGTGGCATGAAGTGATAACGCGGAAGGACTAACTTGTGGACTTGACGTTATGCTTTGCATAACACACAATCTATGCATTAACCTTTTGGATTCCTTTTCTTTTATCCTTCTATTTCTTGAGCAACTGAATTAACATTCCTTCACGATCTCACTATTCACCCTTTTCAcacaacaaaataaataaataaacagactTTCATGCAAATCCTGGAAACACTAACAACCAAATGATTCATATATACGTGGTCGATAGACATGGATGATGAGCGAACAAACCATTTTGCAATTGGAATGGACAAGCTTGTGTAAACCATGATCTGAAGTTTTTCTTTTTGAGAAGGAGTGGTCCAGAGATATTTATGATGTTACTATTAACTAGACTAAACTTGCTAAAAGTGTCACTTGATAAGACAACTTCAATCATATACATGTTCGATCTAGGGAGCATCAATGGGTGTGACTGTATGAGGAAGAACTGGTGAGAAAACCGTCGAGTGCAAATTAATACTAGAAGAAAGAGATGACTGCATTTGCATGTACATCGGGTTTGGCTTGTCGTGAATCGAGCTTGTCAGGAGCTCATCAACGGTGAAAAGAGGGGATCTCGAGAAAGAGGAGTGAAACGGTGCGATAACGCGGACGACTAACTTGTGAAACTAATTTTCCACATACATTTTGTATTGTTTTGATAAAGACGGATCATCATCTACGTCTTGaaatctttttctttcttttcttgaaCAACCGAATAAACATTCCTTAAAGATCACGTTTTTTCTCCTTTTTCACAACAACACAACATAGACAACCTGGCACGCagatccgcagagcaccacccatTGAGATTCATAAAGCGAGTCGATAGACATGAATGGCGAGTGAGCAGAACATACTGGAACGCCTGGCTTGCTCGTGTGAACCACGTTTCGAAGATCTTCTTTTTGTCCTCCTTGAAAATGAGACATACGGAGATATTTATGGCGCTATTAACTCCTAGATTAGGAGCAGTGATTAGTTCTGACCCACTGATACGACACTTGATTGACCTCCACGCACACAACACAAGCTTGGGGCCGCCCTTCTCCATGGCTCATCGTACACACACTGGTAATCCTGCCCAGTGCAAAGCTTGCACTCAACCACAGGTCCACAGTTCACACCTGTGAAAGGACGAGTTACTGTCACGTGCCAAAGTACAAGGCCGGTACGGGCTGCCACAGTTTTATTTTTGTGTGTGGAGAAGATCACGGTGATAAATCTTCTTCCGATGCACTAACCATCACTGTTTAAGAATGATCCTACTGCTACCAGTTCAAAATAGTAAAATGATCCACACCACACGCTGTCCGCATGATCAAGGGGGCTACTGGCTAGCGTACCCAGGTTGGTCGACCACGTCGACAGCGGCGTGGTAAACATGCATGCATTTCGCCATACTCTAATGATTTGTCACCTCTAATTAAACGCCCCTTTGCTGCTGCCTAGCGTGAACGCCAACCAAAAACAAGCcaggcgagggagggagggagcagaGGCAACGAGGGTGCACCGTAGGCAGTGCACGTCACTCGCTTTGCCGGGTAGACACAGAGACGTTTTCCCCTGCGCGCAACCCAACTAACCGTCTGGTCTGGTCTGGTGGTGCGGCACAGGTGTTACTTCCCGCCGGGTTTGCTGTTCGTGTGTCCGTGCCGGAGCCTGGTTTGGTTGGGTGTCGTGCTTGCGGCGGAATGGATGGGTGTATAGCGGTAACGGCCACCAAACCAGGTGCAGCGCATGTGCCCGCGGCTGCGCAGGAGTGACGAGTTACCATGGGCGAGCCGGCGTGCTAGCGCGCCGCCACGCAACTGGCGTCCTTCGCGTCGGCGCCAATCAGTACCAACGGCCGGCCGAAGGGAAAACAAACGTGAGGCGTCGATCGGAGCCTTCCTTTCCTGGCCCCGGCCCTCGCTTGTCTGACTTTGACCTGAACAGAGGCTGGATGATAGATAGCTTCAGCTACACACAATTTCTGGTTTGATGGGTTAGAGTAACTCTAACGGCTCCGCTAAAACCCCATCCCGCAAATTTGATATAAAGGCCGCGTGTAAAAGAAATTACGGTGCCGCGAGGCCTTTGACGGAACAACTCCTGTAAACTCGTCCCGCAAAACTTTATGAAGATTTGCAAATCCATGATTTTCAACAATATAAACTTAATAGAATCACATATAAATGAGCAAATCACAATACAACAATCATCTTCATCACAACAAATGTTTAAATTCAAATAATAATACAACAACAAATGGTCCGGAAGGCAAATAATTGTTCAAATCACTCACAAATACATATGAAATTTATTAAAATAAAATGGGAGTCTATCTCCCATGCAGTTATCATTGATACTCGACAAGATCATCACGGAGCTGATAGGGCATAACACTGCTCTCAATCTTTTAGTTGGTCTCAAGAAATGCATTCATCTCATCTGGGTCCCTAGCAGCCTTCACACGGGTACCACATTATCATAGTAAAATTGTAAGTCTAAGTCCCTACCACATGCAGTCATGATGTTTTTGAGGGATTTTTTATCCCAGTAGCAAGCAGGACCTTGAACGATGGCAAACCGAGCTTGCAACACACCAAATGACATCTCAATATCCTTTCGGCAATACTTCTTGTGCTTGGGCAAAAAACTGTGCTTCTTGGTTTTCATGCCACTTGTGGTCTTGACAAATGTTGACCATTGGAGGATAAATACCAGCGGCAAGATACCCCATGGTATAGTCATGTCCGTTGACGGTTTAGTTGCAAGCCAGAGCTTTTCCACTAGGCAGCTGAGAAAAAAGATGAGATTGCTGCAAAACACATTGATATCACTGACAGGCGCTGGCAATCCAAAGAAGAAATGTCAAATCCACAAGTCATGTGAAGCCATGGCTTCAAGCACAATAGGATGTTCATGTTTGTGACTGGTGTATAGCCCCGCCCAAGCCACCGGGCAGTTCTTCCACCTTCAATGCATGCAATCCACACTTCCAAGCATGCCCGATCATCCTCTTGCTTCATTTATCATCATCAACTTCTATGTGTCCTCATTTGGAGCTCGATGATACTCCGGCCAAAAATTCGGATCAATGTCTTCGCAAACACCTGCACACATTTGACTGTGGTATCTTCTCCAATGCGGATATAATCATTGGTGTAGTTGGCCAGAATGCCATATGAAAAATCACTCTCATTGCCGCTGATTTTTTTTAGTATGGGCTAAACCCAAGCAAACCGGCGGCATTCCTCCGGCGAGTGAAGAAACGGCAATTTCTCTCACAAGCTTCAATGATGCAAACAAAAAGAGACCTACACATTCGATATCGCTTACGGAAAAGGTGAGTCAGATATCGGTACCTCGATGAAGTAGTCCTTCATGAGCATGCTGTGCCCGAGAGCTCAGTTACGCGGAATGCAAAGCCGGCCAACCgtcatgaaagtgcgttatatcgaatagaggggggtgaataggcgatttttatgaattcttcactgaggaatttcagggtgaggaaattcctaagcgaagaactacttgcagcggaataagtactcagatgtaatcataacagaacacaagcatggtcatcagatgaaatgaagacaagcacagagtacagaaaacgcaaacacaggataacacaggatgaagacaaacagactgaagaaattgaactgagaaaattgagaaagtcttcagtcaaagtcttcaaacagatatgaacatgcacacaacaactgtaatgaggaaatgaaagagttgaggaaatagaaccagtaggcttggtgaagacaaagatttggtagaccaaatccaactgctgtgacagttgtacgtctggttggagcggctaggtatttaaacctgaggacacactgTCTCGGACACACtgtcctggacacacagtcctcaccgtattctccttgagctaaggtcacaccaacctcgcccaatcactcgtggtaagtcttcaggtgacttccaaaccttcacaaactcggtcactcggcgatccacaatttcctcttggatgctctagaccatgacgcctaaccgtctggaagatgcacagtcttcaaaggtaacaagcgtcggatccatgcaggatcaatctcttcagtgacactcaatcactttgggtttgtaggtgtttgggtttgggtttcctcacttgatgattttcgctcaaagtcctcggaggatgggatgctctcaaatgacaagtgtcagtttctctcggagcagccaaccagctagtggttgtagggggcggctatttgtagcctagggagcagcccgacatgataagacataaatgcccttcaataatataaccgttaggtgggtagatattttgggacagctggcgcatagcacactaacggtcggaattttgagtatcaaattcctcactgtgtaggcaatccgcactggcgaattcctaactcctcagtcagaacaaattcctcagagatcagaagaacttcgtctctgtcactgaagaaattgactgaactgtatgagatttccaatggcttcactcgaagggattggtaggtgtaggattttgagttgagcatcacatggaaaattttccttagtatttcctcgcccccctttaacagtacggtgtttcctatgtctcaagaaagagaaaatgaaactacgaaaacaaaagtcttcacgcttcatgttccttgaatgaatgccaagtcttcaaggtcacaccaatttcttcactttcaaagtcttcagaaagtcttcagaaattcaaagtcttcagtcgaagaacttcatttttaggggtcgactttctctgtaaatatcaaactcctcatagactgatagacctgtgtacactcataaacacattagtcccttaacatataagtcttcaatacaccaaaatcactaaggggcactagatgcacttacaatcttcccctttttggtgattgatgacaatataggttaagttttcaacggggataaatatatgaagtgtaaatactgatattgaggaatttgattgcaagatatagaagaactctccCTGAAAATGTGCATAGTGagtaatttgcttttgaagcaatgcacacttgaagagtagaatcatggagatcccccctatatcttgtaattcatacgcgcatttgacatataaaatgaagaatttgaaatgcatgatgaaatatggtgactgatgtaattcaacatgcgcgcattaacattaacgaggaataagcatgcagaaaatctcagcaaaagtatcagaccaccatagagtttaagtttacaactcgatcgaataaagtctcagaagaacgagagttgtaacttagcaaaaacgcccatataggtagaccctcttgaagactaactcaaatatctccccctttgtcatgaaatgaccaaaaggatcgaaaagtgaggactaacgcccctgaagaatatcaagatgatggaggagcgccagcgttgttggggtcgtttgttgttgtagggcctgctgcagtgtcgttcAAGTATTCATGCTCATTGGTTTCGCGTGATGAATAATATGAGCTGGCCatcaaggaaggaaccttgaccttcttgaatttcttcagtggaggagcagaccagtcaaaatcctccttgagacccatttgcttcagatcttcttcaccatatagatgtgacagaatagcccaggtgcgaccgaagacttcatggaggtagtaatggtttttcttcactgcattgtgagtagcagtcatgttgtgaagaatagaaccaaactgacgcttaacccatttgtggtttcgatccaccttctggtgaagactaagaagaagctcacggtcagtcattactcttggagctgtggcttgaggatttggctttgatGCATGagcggcagaatcatgagtggcagagtcatcattggtggagtaagaggcagttttgcgaaactgaccatccaatggacgattgccttcatcaataacagcagctgccttgcccttttcatcagctgaggaaaatgtccgcttgaggacttcaattgggggcaagtagctgaggtgattctgaaaatcagctttgtagttgagtcaagaccttgttctgatgaatctcataatccaaggagcataaggcttcaactcaaacggagagagtgcaacatttgtcagagtcctcatgaagaaatcgtgatagttcacaggaatgccatgcatgatattcaacagcagattcttcatgatgccaacgacttcttcatcagttgagtcgtggcctttgattggactcaaagtcttcgtcagaatgcgataaactgttctgggcacatatagcaattccttcacgaggaatttggtccttggggcttgaccgggcttcagaggcttcattagcacttgcatgtaatgggcAGTGACTTCAGGCTCATGGTacaggcaacgagctccttcaaggggaggacttattgtcagggcatgaagtaattcagaggccggtgctttgcaatgagtattttcggtcatccagtccaatacccaagagttgatatcatcagcatcTCCTGTAacgtgcagagttgcatagaattgaagaatgagctcttcattccaatcacaaatATCCATGCAAAAGTTGAGTAGTcttgcatcatgaagcacactgaggactggggtaaaacaaggcagtgattccatgtccacatgaggaatatgctcgtggtcgaagactttgtccttgttgaagagcagtgaagaataaaaATTTGCTTGACTGGCaatccagaaacgcttccttctaagacgagcagagtcatatgggttgtagtgagtgaagaaaacatgctcgccgaagaagtcatcagccttgaatttctacttcttcgagaagggatcctttggcttgggctgaggagtatcagtcaattgcatcaccaccttaggaatcgcaatcttaggttccacaggctgaggaatttcaggttcttcttcagtgacagcctgggtctttaattcttcattaacattttcttcagcactagtggctggaatctcttcatggacagacggggttgcacgaggttcttcagatcccatttgtacttcagtattgACAGGGGAccgaggaatttgttgcagaggtgggaacagaggagagttggggtgctgactttcccaaaa
This region of Triticum aestivum cultivar Chinese Spring chromosome 2D, IWGSC CS RefSeq v2.1, whole genome shotgun sequence genomic DNA includes:
- the LOC123055153 gene encoding uncharacterized protein; amino-acid sequence: MFLTDKYHALLPLHPAPATRGPRKAVVPAVTSRFDAALAARLASLLPLPASPLAALARLADLLAATLADAVPALAAGPGDGKKDAVAVAAHLDAGVALLDASNAIAARVDRLRRRRLLSRLALHLVSSSPPSPSSLSRARAALADRDSRGVRAPALPALPSIPFVDPPRGGRGQQLAAAARVVLAVNAVSSLAATAAATILGGASTTLNSTFPQVSGDLPWAESFNAVSSQLSALAKSATSNEIDAADEAVGKLAEVLDGVSEGAAPEEAALRAATQEVEKRTEELAARLERVSDAVNGVFRAALRLRNAELGSFMAAKPAGKAPRSKK